From one Thermomicrobiales bacterium genomic stretch:
- a CDS encoding GYD domain-containing protein, which yields MPTYVILMHWTDQGVRAAADSVTRYRQAKAMFEPAGAIFKGIWWTTGPYDLMAVVEAPDEETLSVSLLQLAGTGNIRTESYRAFTETEAEQLFNKLR from the coding sequence ATGCCTACCTACGTCATACTCATGCACTGGACAGATCAGGGGGTCAGGGCAGCTGCCGATAGCGTCACCCGATATCGGCAGGCAAAGGCAATGTTCGAGCCAGCAGGGGCGATATTCAAGGGGATCTGGTGGACGACCGGCCCGTACGATCTGATGGCCGTGGTCGAAGCGCCGGATGAGGAAACGCTATCGGTGTCACTTCTGCAGCTCGCCGGCACGGGGAATATCCGGACCGAGTCATACCGCGCGTTCACCGAGACCGAGGCCGAGCAACTCTTCAACAAATTGCGGTAG
- a CDS encoding M14 family metallopeptidase yields MAARKEERQIDVSRFHTFDEMTGLLKGLVETYPTLATIESIGQSHEGRDIWLLTITNQQTGAAGDKPAMYIDANIHAGEVTGCNVALYTIEMLLAGYGNDADITELLDTRTFYIAPRVQPDGAELYLTTPYTLRSSVREWPGGDPDDGLTAEDIDGNGLILQMRVRDPKGEWRVSDHDARLMVKRRPDELTGEFYRLYTEGVLNNHVRGPVTLARPKWGLDQNRNWPANWSPVQRGGGPHPLSEPETRAVATFVESHRNIVMIQNYHTTGGVILRAPCAVDDKTLPPRDVDTYKKIGDIGEGITGYPCASVFDAFQEVDDSGRRSQSGGFIEWTYYHLGVFSFATELWDLQSRAGIERPANDAMRSMREQTEDDGLKLLRFNDEHLGGRCFVPWKAHEHPQLGAIEIGGWKTKEIRQNAPAEFLPDECERNAAFTVRQAAMTPIIAIGDVAVEKIADDAFVVRAMVANEGYLPTYGAEMARRIEAAKPVEVAISGAEPIIGKAKQSIGHLQGRSAARGMMFSFGGAKVDNERLLEWLVRGNGEVTITATSEKGGVARKTVALA; encoded by the coding sequence ATGGCTGCACGGAAAGAGGAGCGCCAGATCGACGTCTCGCGCTTCCATACGTTCGACGAGATGACGGGGCTGCTCAAGGGGCTGGTAGAAACCTACCCGACGCTGGCCACGATCGAGTCGATCGGCCAGTCCCACGAGGGACGCGACATCTGGCTGCTGACGATCACGAATCAGCAGACCGGCGCGGCGGGTGACAAGCCTGCCATGTACATCGACGCCAACATCCACGCCGGCGAGGTCACCGGCTGTAATGTCGCCCTCTATACCATCGAGATGCTGCTCGCTGGCTACGGGAATGACGCCGATATCACCGAGCTCCTCGACACAAGAACGTTCTATATCGCCCCGCGCGTCCAGCCAGACGGCGCCGAGCTCTATCTGACGACGCCGTACACCCTTCGCTCCTCCGTCCGCGAGTGGCCAGGCGGCGACCCGGACGATGGCCTGACGGCGGAGGACATCGACGGCAACGGGCTGATTCTCCAGATGCGGGTGAGAGACCCGAAGGGCGAGTGGCGCGTCTCCGATCATGACGCGCGTCTGATGGTCAAGCGCCGGCCCGACGAGCTGACTGGCGAGTTCTACCGCCTCTATACCGAGGGCGTTCTGAATAACCACGTCCGCGGGCCAGTGACGCTGGCGCGTCCGAAATGGGGGCTGGATCAGAACCGCAACTGGCCGGCAAACTGGTCGCCGGTGCAGCGCGGTGGCGGGCCACACCCGCTGTCCGAGCCGGAGACGCGGGCTGTCGCAACGTTCGTCGAGTCGCATCGCAACATCGTCATGATCCAGAACTACCACACGACTGGCGGGGTGATCCTGCGCGCGCCGTGCGCGGTCGATGACAAGACGCTCCCGCCGCGCGACGTGGACACCTACAAGAAGATCGGCGACATCGGTGAGGGGATCACCGGGTATCCCTGCGCGTCCGTCTTCGACGCCTTCCAGGAGGTAGATGACAGCGGCCGGCGGAGCCAGTCGGGCGGGTTCATCGAGTGGACCTACTACCACCTCGGCGTCTTCTCCTTCGCGACCGAGTTGTGGGATCTGCAATCCCGAGCCGGCATCGAGCGGCCGGCCAACGATGCGATGCGCAGCATGCGTGAGCAGACCGAGGACGATGGCCTGAAGCTGCTGCGCTTCAATGACGAGCATCTCGGTGGACGCTGCTTCGTGCCCTGGAAAGCGCACGAGCACCCGCAACTCGGCGCGATCGAGATCGGCGGCTGGAAGACGAAGGAGATTCGCCAGAACGCGCCGGCCGAGTTCCTGCCGGACGAATGCGAGCGCAATGCCGCCTTCACTGTCCGCCAGGCGGCGATGACGCCGATCATCGCGATCGGCGACGTTGCGGTCGAGAAGATCGCCGACGATGCCTTCGTGGTTCGGGCGATGGTGGCGAATGAGGGCTACCTGCCGACCTACGGCGCTGAGATGGCGCGGCGGATCGAGGCGGCCAAGCCGGTCGAGGTCGCGATCTCGGGGGCCGAGCCGATCATCGGCAAGGCGAAGCAGTCGATCGGCCATCTGCAGGGCCGAAGCGCGGCACGCGGGATGATGTTCTCCTTCGGCGGCGCAAAGGTGGATAACGAGCGCTTGCTGGAGTGGCTCGTCCGCGGCAACGGCGAGGTCACAATCACCGCGACATCCGAAAAGGGCGGCGTCGCGCGCAAGACGGTGGCGCTGGCGTAG
- a CDS encoding haloacid dehalogenase: MAEASATTDQIQTIGERVLARLDSTNIARERALAETRQIVRMSANAIRAVHRNDFAEARDLLAKARAMQDALAADLRDTPNIYWSGYVQDAQKELAEANIVHGIISGSGVPGPEDLNVEDAVYLNGLAEAASELRRYILDALRRDQPERTEALLQTMDDVYGLLVSVDYPDAVTGGLRRTTDMLRGVLERTRGDLTISMQQRSLLAALDRAASTPT, translated from the coding sequence ATGGCCGAGGCATCCGCGACGACTGACCAGATCCAGACGATCGGCGAGCGAGTCCTCGCCCGGCTGGATAGCACCAACATCGCTCGTGAACGGGCGCTGGCCGAAACGCGCCAGATCGTGCGGATGAGCGCCAATGCGATCCGCGCCGTACATCGCAACGACTTCGCCGAGGCGCGCGATCTGCTGGCGAAAGCGCGCGCGATGCAGGACGCGCTGGCCGCCGACCTGCGCGACACGCCGAACATCTACTGGTCGGGCTACGTCCAGGACGCGCAGAAGGAGCTGGCCGAGGCGAACATCGTCCACGGCATCATCTCCGGCAGCGGCGTGCCGGGGCCGGAAGACCTCAACGTCGAAGACGCTGTCTATCTCAACGGTCTGGCCGAAGCCGCCAGCGAGCTGCGCCGCTACATCCTCGACGCCCTCCGCCGCGACCAGCCGGAACGCACCGAGGCGCTGCTGCAGACGATGGACGACGTCTACGGCCTGCTGGTCAGTGTCGATTACCCGGACGCTGTCACCGGCGGACTGCGGCGCACGACGGACATGCTGCGCGGCGTGCTGGAGCGCACCCGCGGCGACCTGACCATCTCGATGCAGCAACGCAGCCTGCTCGCGGCGCTGGACCGGGCGGCCAGCACGCCGACGTAG
- a CDS encoding class I tRNA ligase family protein, with translation MSTTHGAAGRATRPGRFDPVSVEAKWRDIWEKTGLYRTDLEDDSRPKWYAVTMYPYPSGDLHIGHWYAMTPSDTAARYRRMQGYNVFFPMGFDAFGLPAENAAIKRNIHPTKWTLSNIENMRAQMRSMGTMFDWDAEVVTCLPEYYKWNQWFFLKFLENGLAYRKKQNVWWCPNDQTVLANEQVVDGCCERCGAEVYQRQMEQWFFRITKYADELLEYPGVVWPESGKIMQRNWIGRSEGARVTFTTEYGDPIEVFTTRPDTLWGATFMVLAPEHPLVEKLTTDEQRGAVADYQAQTARESEIARQSTEKEKTGVFTGGYAINPVNNERVPVWIADYVLITYGTGAIMAVPAHDERDFDFALKFGLPIIPVIRRLDGEVRVVVPFAAVGDRASFQHALGTLKVTATEAGGEFHVSLSGRQMTEFTSMVRAELKTGQWVPYAGARTGVVFEDKTIELESVDSDRAIVERTGAGRTAMEILRNIPFFTAEPDITFHSDHGEMINSGPLSTTPGGAAIATTIDWLEEHNAGAGEVIYRLRDWLISRQRYWGTPFPIIYCDRCGVVPVPEEDLPVVLPEDSKFSPTGESPLKSDDRFVNVNCPSCGGPGRRETDTMDTFMDSSWYWYRYLTPHKEDGPIDPARVAQWTPLDQYTGGVEHMTMHLLYARFFTKALRDMGLVDHDEPFLRLFNQGIILGEDTEKMSKSRGNVVDPDELVSELGADTVRLFLMFLGPWNLGGPWNSRGIAGPQRFLDRVWTVANETMANPAEAREDGATRQLRRVTHQTIRVVTRDIESFSFNTMVAHLMEFVNELMRQKDTAVASTAAWREAIETLALLLAPGAPYISEELWEKLGKPFSVHTQAWPVWSEELAAEDTIEIVVQVNGKVRGHVSLSPAADEPTALAAARGIERVAEHLDGKTVVKEVYVPRRLINFVVR, from the coding sequence ATGAGCACGACACATGGCGCGGCCGGCCGCGCGACCCGGCCCGGACGTTTCGATCCGGTCTCAGTCGAAGCGAAATGGCGCGATATCTGGGAGAAGACCGGCCTCTACCGCACCGATCTGGAGGATGACTCCCGGCCGAAATGGTACGCGGTCACGATGTACCCCTACCCCAGCGGCGATCTGCACATCGGCCACTGGTACGCGATGACGCCGTCCGATACTGCCGCGCGCTATCGGCGGATGCAGGGCTACAACGTCTTCTTCCCAATGGGGTTCGATGCGTTCGGTCTGCCAGCCGAAAACGCGGCGATCAAGCGCAACATCCACCCGACCAAGTGGACCCTTTCCAACATCGAGAACATGCGCGCTCAGATGCGCAGCATGGGCACGATGTTCGACTGGGACGCTGAAGTCGTCACCTGTCTGCCCGAGTACTACAAGTGGAACCAGTGGTTCTTCCTGAAGTTCCTGGAGAACGGGCTGGCCTACCGCAAGAAGCAGAACGTCTGGTGGTGCCCGAACGATCAGACCGTGCTGGCCAACGAGCAGGTCGTCGACGGTTGTTGCGAGCGGTGCGGCGCCGAGGTCTACCAGCGCCAGATGGAGCAGTGGTTCTTCCGGATCACCAAGTATGCCGACGAGCTACTGGAGTACCCCGGCGTCGTCTGGCCCGAGAGCGGCAAGATCATGCAGCGCAACTGGATCGGTCGATCCGAAGGCGCGCGGGTGACCTTCACGACCGAGTACGGCGATCCGATCGAGGTCTTCACCACCCGGCCCGACACGCTCTGGGGCGCAACGTTCATGGTGCTCGCCCCCGAACACCCACTGGTCGAGAAGCTGACCACCGATGAGCAGCGTGGGGCCGTAGCCGACTACCAGGCGCAGACGGCTCGCGAATCAGAGATCGCCCGGCAGTCCACCGAGAAGGAGAAGACCGGCGTCTTCACTGGCGGCTACGCGATCAACCCGGTGAACAACGAGCGCGTGCCTGTCTGGATCGCCGACTATGTCTTGATCACCTACGGCACCGGCGCGATCATGGCCGTCCCGGCTCACGACGAACGCGACTTCGACTTCGCGCTGAAGTTCGGCCTGCCGATCATCCCGGTCATCCGCCGGCTCGATGGCGAAGTGCGCGTGGTTGTGCCGTTCGCAGCCGTTGGCGACCGCGCCAGCTTCCAGCACGCGCTGGGAACGCTGAAGGTCACCGCGACCGAGGCCGGCGGTGAATTTCATGTTTCGTTGAGCGGCCGCCAGATGACGGAGTTCACATCGATGGTCCGTGCTGAGCTGAAGACCGGCCAGTGGGTTCCCTACGCTGGCGCGCGCACCGGCGTCGTCTTCGAGGACAAGACCATCGAGCTGGAGAGTGTCGACTCGGACCGTGCGATCGTCGAGCGCACCGGCGCCGGCCGGACGGCGATGGAGATCCTTCGCAACATCCCGTTCTTTACCGCCGAACCCGATATCACCTTTCACAGCGATCATGGCGAGATGATCAACTCTGGCCCGCTGAGCACCACGCCTGGTGGCGCTGCAATCGCAACGACGATCGACTGGCTCGAGGAGCACAACGCCGGCGCAGGCGAAGTGATCTACAGACTGCGCGACTGGCTGATCTCGCGCCAGCGCTACTGGGGCACACCGTTCCCGATTATCTACTGCGACCGGTGCGGTGTCGTGCCAGTGCCGGAAGAGGATCTTCCGGTCGTCCTGCCGGAGGATTCAAAGTTCAGCCCGACGGGCGAATCGCCGCTGAAGTCGGACGACCGATTCGTGAATGTCAACTGTCCGTCGTGCGGCGGGCCGGGCCGGCGCGAGACCGACACGATGGACACCTTCATGGACTCGTCGTGGTACTGGTATCGCTACCTGACACCGCACAAGGAAGACGGGCCGATCGACCCTGCGCGGGTTGCCCAGTGGACGCCGCTGGATCAGTACACCGGCGGTGTCGAGCACATGACGATGCACCTGCTCTACGCGCGCTTCTTCACCAAGGCTCTTCGCGACATGGGGCTGGTCGATCACGACGAGCCGTTCCTGCGATTGTTCAATCAGGGCATCATCCTGGGCGAAGACACCGAGAAGATGTCCAAGAGCCGCGGCAACGTCGTCGATCCCGATGAGCTGGTCAGCGAGCTGGGCGCTGATACGGTCCGGCTGTTCCTGATGTTCCTGGGGCCATGGAATCTCGGTGGCCCGTGGAACTCGCGTGGCATTGCCGGCCCGCAGCGGTTCCTGGACCGCGTCTGGACGGTCGCGAACGAGACGATGGCAAACCCGGCCGAGGCGCGCGAGGACGGCGCTACCCGCCAACTGCGCCGAGTCACCCACCAGACGATCCGCGTCGTCACCCGCGATATTGAGTCGTTCTCGTTCAACACGATGGTCGCCCATCTGATGGAGTTCGTGAACGAGCTGATGCGCCAGAAGGACACCGCCGTTGCGTCAACTGCCGCATGGCGCGAGGCGATCGAGACGCTGGCACTGCTGCTGGCGCCCGGCGCGCCGTATATCTCCGAAGAGCTGTGGGAGAAGCTGGGTAAGCCGTTCTCGGTGCATACCCAAGCCTGGCCGGTGTGGAGCGAGGAGCTGGCCGCCGAGGACACGATCGAGATCGTCGTCCAGGTCAATGGCAAGGTCCGCGGCCACGTCAGCCTCTCTCCAGCCGCCGATGAGCCCACCGCGCTGGCAGCTGCCCGTGGCATCGAACGTGTGGCGGAGCATCTGGATGGCAAGACAGTCGTCAAGGAAGTCTACGTCCCTCGCCGCCTGATCAACTTCGTGGTCAGGTAG
- a CDS encoding ABC transporter permease gives MASVGSTTPEMVESAFSPQRTRRRTLRSVLKAAWKLRMSVAGGLVLLILIAIAIAAPILTPYSPEEGRIANRLQPPVWQGGSWSHPLGTDGIGRDYATRLAYGARVALTVGLLATLLSGAIGIALGVLAGFFGGRIDAVISTLVNIMMTFPFILLALAVISVLGASFLNVVIVLGVGAWPIYTRVVKFEVERIKSLDYIQAGHVLGASNLRLMTRHILPNLVNAIIVIGTVQVARLIISEAFLSFLGLGIQPPTPSWGYMLQESQAFMFSWSDLWLPTLPGLAIFITALSINFVGDGLRDVMDPHQRAAL, from the coding sequence ATGGCATCTGTTGGTTCCACGACGCCGGAGATGGTCGAGTCCGCATTCTCACCGCAGCGGACCCGACGCCGGACGTTGCGCTCCGTCCTGAAGGCCGCCTGGAAGCTGCGCATGTCGGTCGCTGGGGGACTTGTCCTGTTGATCCTGATCGCCATCGCCATTGCGGCGCCGATTCTGACTCCGTACAGCCCGGAGGAGGGGCGCATCGCTAACCGGCTCCAGCCGCCGGTCTGGCAGGGTGGCTCATGGTCGCACCCGCTTGGGACCGATGGCATCGGCCGCGACTACGCTACCCGGCTGGCGTATGGGGCACGCGTTGCGCTGACGGTCGGGCTGCTTGCGACGCTGCTTTCTGGCGCGATCGGAATTGCGCTCGGTGTGCTGGCCGGCTTCTTCGGCGGCCGGATCGACGCTGTCATCTCGACGCTGGTGAATATCATGATGACGTTTCCGTTCATCCTGCTGGCGTTAGCGGTGATCTCCGTCCTCGGAGCGAGCTTCCTGAATGTCGTGATTGTGCTGGGGGTCGGAGCCTGGCCGATCTATACCCGCGTGGTGAAGTTCGAGGTCGAGCGGATCAAGTCGCTGGACTATATCCAGGCCGGCCACGTGCTCGGAGCGAGCAACCTGCGGCTGATGACCCGCCACATCCTGCCGAACCTGGTCAACGCGATCATCGTCATCGGCACCGTCCAGGTCGCCCGGCTGATCATCTCCGAAGCGTTCCTCAGCTTCCTGGGTCTCGGCATTCAGCCGCCGACGCCGAGCTGGGGCTATATGCTCCAGGAATCGCAGGCATTCATGTTCTCCTGGAGCGACCTCTGGCTGCCGACCCTGCCGGGGCTGGCAATCTTCATCACCGCGCTGTCGATCAACTTCGTCGGCGACGGACTGCGCGACGTGATGGATCCCCACCAGCGCGCCGCGCTGTAA
- a CDS encoding DUF1385 domain-containing protein, with protein MAKAFYYGGQAVMEGVMMRGRSSMAVGVRSPDGKIVVWEETITPGPVVRSVRNVPLVRGAVVLWDTMVLGMRALIFSANVGLTEEGEDGEAEEPGSLSGPFLWLTVALSLVFSIGLFFVVPLVTVDLLSRWIESHAMINIIEGVIRLALLIGYMFAISLTSDIRRVFGYHGAEHMTINAWERGAPVDVEHVRGQSLRHVRCGTGFLLIVVVISILFFLTLGRPVWYLLYGSRIVLVPVIAGVAYEVIRAGAAHSRNPIMRVVLAPGLWLQGITTRQPDDSMIEVAIAAFKRVQATDGVIAITDLDPAVVEVGADGQPLSGAPSILPEPVPAMVEV; from the coding sequence ATGGCGAAGGCGTTCTACTACGGCGGTCAGGCAGTCATGGAAGGCGTCATGATGCGCGGCCGCTCTTCGATGGCGGTCGGGGTTCGCTCCCCGGACGGCAAGATCGTCGTCTGGGAGGAAACGATCACCCCCGGGCCGGTTGTCCGCTCGGTGCGCAACGTCCCGCTCGTCCGCGGCGCGGTCGTGTTGTGGGACACGATGGTGCTGGGTATGCGGGCGCTGATCTTCTCCGCCAATGTCGGGCTCACCGAGGAGGGCGAAGATGGCGAGGCCGAGGAGCCGGGTTCGCTCAGCGGACCATTCCTGTGGCTGACAGTGGCGCTCTCGTTGGTGTTTTCGATCGGGCTGTTCTTTGTCGTTCCGCTGGTGACGGTCGATCTGCTGAGCCGCTGGATCGAGTCGCACGCGATGATCAATATCATCGAGGGTGTCATCCGGCTCGCGCTGCTGATTGGCTACATGTTCGCGATCTCTCTGACGAGCGATATCCGCCGGGTGTTTGGCTACCATGGCGCCGAGCATATGACGATCAATGCCTGGGAGCGTGGGGCGCCGGTGGATGTCGAGCACGTCCGCGGCCAGAGCCTGCGTCATGTGCGCTGCGGCACCGGGTTCTTGCTGATTGTTGTTGTCATCTCGATCCTGTTCTTTCTGACACTGGGCCGGCCGGTGTGGTACCTGCTCTACGGCTCGCGAATCGTGCTCGTGCCGGTGATTGCCGGGGTGGCCTACGAGGTAATTCGGGCCGGCGCCGCGCACTCAAGAAACCCGATCATGCGAGTCGTCCTCGCGCCGGGACTCTGGCTACAGGGCATCACGACTCGACAGCCGGATGATTCGATGATCGAGGTCGCGATCGCCGCATTCAAGCGGGTTCAGGCGACCGATGGTGTCATCGCCATCACCGACCTGGACCCTGCCGTCGTTGAGGTCGGCGCCGATGGCCAGCCGTTGAGCGGGGCGCCGAGCATTCTCCCGGAGCCTGTTCCGGCCATGGTTGAGGTCTAG
- the gcvPB gene encoding aminomethyl-transferring glycine dehydrogenase subunit GcvPB, with protein MAVEPLIFELSKPGRRGTTVPAVDVPETEIPAALCRDELSLPEVSEIDVIRHFTRMSQKNHAIDIGFYPLGSCTMKYNPKINEIVARMPGFSAIHPLQDPKTVQGALELMYELRGYLAEISGFATVTLQPAAGAHGELTGVLIARAYHEARGDHARDTVLVPDSAHGTNPATAAMAGFKVVTVPSDDRGNCDIDKLRELVGPHVALMMITNPNTLGLWDENVQEAINVVHAAGGLVYNDGANFNAILGMVRPGDLGMDIMHFNLHKTFSTPHGGGGPGSGPVGVRADLAQFLPEPVIVKHDDGSYGFESPEHSVGKVHGFYGNFGMHVRAYTYIRMHGAEGLRRISEDAVLAANYLMANLKDRYEIAYDRPCMHEFVATSRRQKAEYGVRTLDIAKRLLDFGIHPPTTYFPLIVEEAMMIEPTETESIETLDNFIAVMRQIDDEVKSDPEFVRNAPHTTEYKRLDEVSANRNVNLRWTPENAPAIHRDAAD; from the coding sequence ATGGCGGTAGAGCCGCTGATCTTTGAGCTGAGCAAGCCCGGGCGTCGTGGCACGACTGTTCCTGCCGTCGACGTCCCCGAGACGGAGATTCCCGCCGCGCTCTGCCGCGACGAGCTCTCCCTGCCGGAGGTGAGCGAGATCGACGTCATCCGCCACTTCACGCGGATGTCGCAGAAGAACCACGCGATCGACATCGGCTTCTATCCGCTCGGCTCCTGCACGATGAAATACAACCCCAAGATCAACGAGATCGTCGCGCGGATGCCCGGCTTCTCTGCGATCCACCCGCTCCAGGACCCCAAGACGGTCCAGGGCGCGCTCGAGCTGATGTATGAGCTGCGTGGCTATCTGGCCGAGATCTCGGGATTCGCGACGGTCACGCTCCAGCCAGCGGCTGGCGCCCATGGCGAGCTGACTGGTGTTCTGATCGCTCGCGCCTACCACGAGGCGCGCGGAGATCATGCCCGCGACACCGTGCTAGTGCCCGACTCCGCCCACGGCACCAACCCGGCGACGGCGGCGATGGCCGGCTTCAAGGTCGTTACTGTGCCGTCGGACGATCGCGGCAACTGCGACATCGACAAGCTGCGTGAGCTCGTCGGTCCACATGTTGCGCTGATGATGATCACGAACCCGAACACCCTCGGCCTCTGGGACGAGAACGTCCAGGAGGCCATCAATGTCGTCCATGCGGCCGGCGGGCTTGTCTACAACGACGGCGCGAACTTCAACGCCATCCTCGGCATGGTCCGGCCGGGCGACCTCGGCATGGACATCATGCACTTCAATCTGCACAAGACATTCTCGACCCCGCACGGCGGCGGCGGCCCTGGATCCGGACCAGTCGGCGTCCGTGCCGACCTGGCACAGTTCCTGCCCGAGCCAGTGATCGTCAAGCACGACGACGGCTCCTACGGCTTCGAGTCGCCCGAGCATTCCGTCGGGAAGGTCCATGGCTTCTACGGCAACTTCGGCATGCACGTCCGCGCGTACACCTATATCCGGATGCACGGCGCCGAGGGGCTGCGCCGTATCAGTGAGGACGCGGTCCTGGCCGCGAACTACTTGATGGCCAACCTGAAGGATCGCTACGAGATCGCCTACGACCGGCCCTGCATGCATGAGTTCGTCGCCACCTCCCGCCGGCAGAAGGCGGAGTACGGTGTCCGCACGCTCGACATCGCCAAGCGGCTGCTCGACTTCGGCATTCACCCGCCGACGACCTACTTCCCGCTGATCGTCGAGGAAGCGATGATGATCGAGCCGACCGAGACGGAAAGCATCGAGACGCTGGACAACTTCATTGCCGTGATGCGTCAGATCGACGACGAGGTCAAGAGCGACCCGGAGTTCGTCCGCAACGCTCCGCACACGACCGAGTACAAGCGCCTCGACGAAGTCAGCGCCAACCGCAACGTCAATCTGCGCTGGACCCCCGAGAACGCACCGGCGATCCACCGGGACGCCGCGGACTAG
- the acs gene encoding acetate--CoA ligase: MQPAPRADDESVEIESVLPEDDRLQPPAHTRAHANLPDPEAEFARAAADPQGFWAEVAQDFDWFRPWDTVLTGDYPHHRWFDGAQVNITVNALDRHATGPRANKVAYIALGEDGSERVVTYRQLLRLVNRFANVLRSRGVSTGDRVVIYMPLSLEGIVAMLACARIGAIHSVVYAGLGVGALRDRIVDAEARVIVTADVGYRRGAPTPLKPMVDDAIAGLDQVRHIIVWRRESPRCELTDEREHDFYELLNNASPDCRAEPLDAEHPLYVLYTSGTTGRPKGVVHVHGGYMVGTTYHLRTFWDIKEDDVFWCMSDIGWVVGHSYIVYAPLVLGATTVFREGSPDFPHPAIAYEVIEKYGVSVLFTAPTAIRMLMKFGSDAPARYDLRSLRLVTCAGEPLNPEAWRWAYRELCGYGEHAWLIDNWWQTELGGPTIATLPAMAAKPGAAGKPLAGVVADIVDRAGNPVADGVGGLLVLRQPFPHMYRAVYNDPERYARDWSVVPGVYTSGDVALRDADGYITVLGRADDVINVAGHRIGTAEVESALVSHPQVAEAAVIGKPDEVKGQAVKAFVTLRAGNTPSDEVRAALVEHVRHICGPIATPAEIEFRERLPKTRSGKIMRRLLKAEELGVDPGDLTTLEE, encoded by the coding sequence ATGCAACCAGCCCCGCGCGCCGACGATGAGTCGGTTGAGATCGAGAGCGTACTGCCCGAAGACGATCGCCTCCAGCCGCCGGCACATACACGCGCGCACGCGAACCTGCCTGACCCCGAGGCCGAGTTCGCCCGCGCCGCGGCAGACCCGCAAGGCTTCTGGGCGGAGGTCGCCCAGGATTTCGACTGGTTCCGGCCATGGGACACGGTCCTGACTGGTGATTATCCCCACCACCGCTGGTTCGATGGCGCGCAGGTAAACATCACCGTCAACGCGCTCGATCGCCACGCGACGGGGCCACGAGCGAACAAGGTCGCCTACATCGCGCTCGGCGAAGATGGCAGCGAGCGGGTCGTCACTTACCGCCAACTGCTGCGGCTGGTCAACCGATTTGCGAACGTCTTGCGCTCGCGCGGCGTCTCGACCGGCGATCGGGTCGTCATCTACATGCCGTTGTCGCTGGAGGGCATTGTCGCGATGCTTGCCTGCGCGCGGATCGGCGCGATCCACAGCGTCGTCTACGCCGGCCTCGGCGTTGGGGCGCTGCGCGATCGGATCGTAGACGCCGAGGCGCGCGTCATCGTCACGGCCGATGTCGGCTACCGGCGCGGCGCACCGACGCCACTCAAGCCGATGGTGGACGACGCCATCGCCGGGCTGGACCAGGTCCGCCACATCATCGTCTGGCGGCGTGAATCTCCACGTTGTGAGCTGACCGACGAGCGCGAACACGATTTCTACGAGCTGCTGAACAACGCCAGCCCGGATTGCCGCGCCGAGCCACTCGATGCCGAGCATCCGCTCTACGTGCTCTACACCTCGGGGACGACCGGCCGGCCGAAGGGTGTCGTCCACGTCCACGGCGGCTATATGGTCGGGACCACCTACCACCTGCGGACGTTCTGGGATATCAAGGAGGACGACGTCTTCTGGTGCATGTCCGACATCGGTTGGGTCGTCGGTCACTCGTACATCGTCTATGCGCCGCTGGTGCTTGGCGCGACAACGGTCTTCCGCGAGGGATCCCCCGATTTCCCACACCCGGCCATTGCCTACGAAGTAATCGAGAAATACGGCGTTTCGGTGCTGTTTACTGCGCCAACCGCGATCCGGATGCTGATGAAGTTCGGCAGCGACGCCCCAGCCCGCTACGATCTGCGCTCGCTGCGGTTGGTGACCTGCGCTGGTGAGCCGCTGAATCCCGAAGCCTGGCGCTGGGCCTATCGCGAGCTGTGCGGCTACGGCGAGCACGCCTGGCTGATCGACAACTGGTGGCAAACTGAGCTTGGCGGGCCGACGATCGCGACCTTGCCGGCGATGGCGGCCAAGCCGGGCGCGGCTGGCAAGCCACTGGCCGGCGTTGTCGCCGATATCGTGGATCGGGCGGGAAACCCGGTTGCCGATGGCGTCGGCGGGCTGCTCGTGCTGCGCCAGCCGTTCCCGCACATGTATCGAGCCGTTTATAACGACCCCGAACGCTACGCGCGTGACTGGTCGGTCGTGCCGGGCGTCTACACCAGCGGTGACGTCGCGTTGCGTGATGCCGACGGCTACATCACGGTCCTCGGTCGGGCCGACGACGTGATCAACGTGGCAGGGCACCGGATCGGGACGGCCGAGGTCGAGAGCGCGCTGGTCAGTCACCCTCAGGTGGCCGAGGCGGCCGTGATCGGCAAGCCGGACGAGGTCAAAGGGCAGGCGGTCAAGGCGTTCGTCACGCTACGGGCTGGGAACACACCGTCGGACGAGGTGCGCGCCGCGCTGGTCGAGCACGTCCGCCACATCTGCGGCCCGATCGCCACGCCCGCCGAGATCGAGTTCCGTGAGCGTCTGCCCAAGACTCGCTCGGGCAAGATCATGCGTCGCCTGCTCAAGGCCGAGGAGCTGGGCGTCGACCCCGGCGACCTGACGACGTTGGAGGAGTAG